The Kineothrix sp. MB12-C1 genome includes a window with the following:
- a CDS encoding ABC transporter permease: MKNRRIRNLTGPASSVFAIVIGLLFGFIVLLLCNPAQAVPGFFTILTGAFTHGLKGVGQVFYYATPIILTGLSVGFAFKTGLFNIGTPGQFIMGAFGAVYVGIVFTSLGPVHWIVAVLVSALFGAAWGVVPGLLKAFFNVNEVISSIMMNYIGMYAVNWTVKANKVLFNSMRNESKNVASSAQIPKLGMDKLFPGSSVNGGILIAILVIIIIYIVLNKTAFGYELRAVGFNRDASRYAGIDEKKSIVFSMMIAGMISGLAGGLLYLAGTGKHIEIVDVLASEGFTGISVALLGLSHPIGVLFAGIFIAYLTAGGFYLQLYEFSTEIIDIIVAVIIYFSAFALIVKSFMAKVTKNRQAKREEKGGKGE; the protein is encoded by the coding sequence ATGAAAAATAGAAGAATTAGAAATCTGACTGGACCGGCATCTTCGGTATTTGCAATTGTAATTGGGCTTTTATTCGGATTCATCGTGTTGCTTCTATGTAATCCTGCGCAGGCAGTTCCGGGTTTTTTCACGATTTTAACAGGGGCTTTTACCCATGGACTAAAGGGCGTGGGACAGGTGTTTTATTATGCCACTCCGATTATTTTAACTGGTTTATCGGTAGGGTTTGCATTTAAAACAGGACTCTTTAATATCGGAACGCCCGGGCAGTTCATAATGGGAGCATTCGGTGCTGTCTATGTAGGAATCGTATTCACATCTCTCGGACCGGTGCACTGGATTGTTGCAGTCCTTGTAAGCGCACTTTTTGGGGCCGCATGGGGAGTGGTTCCGGGACTTTTAAAAGCATTTTTTAATGTGAATGAAGTAATTTCCTCTATTATGATGAATTACATCGGCATGTATGCCGTGAACTGGACGGTAAAAGCGAATAAAGTATTATTTAACAGTATGCGTAATGAATCCAAGAATGTGGCGAGCAGTGCACAAATACCGAAACTCGGTATGGATAAGCTTTTTCCCGGATCCAGCGTGAATGGTGGTATTTTAATCGCTATTTTAGTTATTATTATCATTTACATTGTATTGAACAAAACTGCATTTGGATATGAGCTGCGCGCGGTAGGTTTTAACCGGGATGCCAGCAGATATGCAGGTATTGATGAAAAGAAGAGTATTGTATTCTCCATGATGATAGCGGGTATGATTTCCGGTCTTGCAGGGGGATTATTATACTTGGCGGGTACTGGAAAACATATTGAAATTGTGGATGTGCTTGCATCCGAAGGATTCACCGGAATTTCGGTAGCCCTTTTAGGCTTGAGTCATCCTATTGGCGTCTTGTTCGCCGGAATCTTTATTGCGTACTTAACGGCCGGAGGCTTCTATTTACAGCTTTATGAATTCTCCACGGAAATTATCGATATTATCGTTGCTGTTATTATTTACTTCAGTGCTTTTGCGTTAATTGTGAAGTCCTTTATGGCGAAAGTGACAAAGAACAGACAGGCAAAAAGAGAAGAAAAGGGAGGTAAGGGAGAATGA
- a CDS encoding phosphatidate cytidylyltransferase yields the protein MFMKRLFSSVVLILLALITLLQGGFLLTGILLFISLVAYYELCRACKVCEDRKRMTALLVVGYVGIIFYYVVLTFTENISFSLLCILFVMVAYMFVYVFSFPTYKASTIMAAFFSFVYAPVMFSFIYLVRELPSGIYIVWMIFISSWICDTCAYITGMLFGKHRLAPRLSPKKSVEGAIGGIAGSALVGGLYAHFIVERVIAEQGMTLIFIIISAIGAIISQIGDLAASAIKRDHTIKDYGYLIPGHGGIMDRFDSVIFTAPMIYALAVLLIKQM from the coding sequence ATGTTTATGAAGCGTTTGTTCAGCAGTGTGGTGTTGATTCTTCTCGCACTTATCACTTTACTGCAGGGAGGGTTCCTTCTGACCGGCATTCTTTTATTCATATCATTGGTTGCCTACTATGAGTTGTGCCGGGCATGCAAAGTCTGTGAAGATAGAAAAAGAATGACGGCGCTCCTTGTTGTTGGGTATGTGGGAATTATTTTTTATTATGTTGTGCTCACCTTTACGGAGAATATTTCCTTTTCTTTGCTTTGTATTTTATTTGTAATGGTAGCATATATGTTTGTATATGTATTTTCTTTTCCTACATATAAGGCATCGACGATTATGGCAGCATTTTTTAGTTTTGTATATGCACCTGTTATGTTTTCTTTTATTTATTTAGTGAGAGAGCTTCCGAGCGGTATTTATATCGTATGGATGATTTTTATCAGCTCATGGATCTGTGATACGTGCGCATATATTACAGGAATGCTTTTCGGAAAACACAGGCTGGCACCGAGGTTAAGCCCGAAGAAGTCTGTGGAAGGTGCTATCGGTGGAATTGCAGGCTCCGCTTTAGTCGGTGGACTATATGCTCACTTTATTGTGGAACGAGTGATAGCGGAGCAGGGAATGACATTGATCTTTATTATAATCAGTGCGATAGGGGCAATAATATCTCAGATAGGTGATTTAGCTGCTTCTGCTATTAAGAGAGATCATACTATTAAAGATTATGGATATTTAATACCGGGGCATGGCGGAATTATGGATCGTTTTGACAGCGTTATTTTTACCGCACCAATGATTTATGCCCTGGCAGTGCTTTTAATAAAACAGATGTAA
- a CDS encoding bactofilin family protein: MGFFTDLKDDLSQAVNELKPADGKAVGDTVIPEAVEGTAGEDNSKGQTVAVSEELSNISHTDTESHDKKEDTPGGKASDELAVITAGMIVNGDITSEGSVDLIGTVIGNINILGKLNVTGCIQGDSKAVEIYAENAQIFGELSSQGGVRIGNGSVIIGNLFANSAVISGAVRGDIDIHGPVLLDSTAIVMGNIRSQSIQINNGAVIEGMCSQCYSEVRPSDFFEEFNKGKR, from the coding sequence ATGGGTTTTTTTACTGATTTAAAAGATGATTTGTCGCAGGCGGTTAACGAATTGAAGCCAGCGGATGGAAAGGCTGTGGGGGATACAGTCATACCGGAGGCAGTAGAAGGAACAGCCGGCGAAGATAATTCGAAAGGACAGACAGTGGCGGTCTCAGAGGAATTGTCGAACATCTCTCATACGGATACGGAATCACACGATAAGAAAGAAGATACGCCTGGGGGGAAGGCATCTGACGAACTCGCTGTTATCACGGCAGGAATGATTGTTAACGGTGATATTACCTCGGAAGGTTCTGTTGATTTAATAGGAACGGTAATCGGAAATATTAACATATTAGGGAAGCTGAATGTTACCGGATGTATTCAAGGGGATTCGAAAGCAGTTGAAATTTATGCTGAGAATGCGCAGATTTTTGGTGAGCTAAGCAGCCAAGGAGGTGTCAGAATCGGTAATGGCTCTGTAATAATTGGCAATCTATTTGCCAATAGTGCGGTGATATCCGGTGCGGTAAGGGGCGATATCGATATACACGGTCCTGTCTTGTTGGATTCCACAGCTATTGTTATGGGTAACATCAGATCACAATCCATCCAGATAAATAACGGTGCGGTCATTGAAGGTATGTGTTCACAGTGCTATTCAGAAGTTAGGCCATCGGACTTCTTTGAAGAATTCAATAAAGGGAAAAGATAA
- a CDS encoding isoprenyl transferase, translated as MQGNKMLEELNIPKHVAIILDGNGRWAKSKGMPRNYGHIQGAKAVEVICEEAYKMGIQYLTVYAFSTENWNRPKDEVEALMKLLRNYLKTCLKTAEKNRMCVRVIGDKSQLDEDIRRRIGELEEATRDNDGLHFQIALNYGGRDEIVRAVKSLVRDTVAGAVRVEDISEESLGDILDTKGIPDPDLLIRTCNEQRISNFLLWQLAYTELYFTPVAWPDFTKEELVKAIEAYNMRDRRYGLVKGE; from the coding sequence ATGCAAGGAAACAAGATGCTTGAGGAATTAAATATTCCGAAACATGTGGCAATCATCTTAGATGGGAATGGCAGATGGGCTAAAAGTAAAGGGATGCCGAGAAATTATGGTCATATCCAAGGTGCTAAGGCGGTGGAAGTCATTTGTGAAGAAGCCTATAAAATGGGGATACAATATTTAACTGTGTACGCGTTTTCTACAGAGAATTGGAACAGGCCCAAGGACGAAGTGGAAGCACTTATGAAGCTACTGCGTAATTATTTGAAAACATGCTTGAAGACTGCAGAAAAGAACAGAATGTGTGTCCGGGTTATTGGGGATAAGTCACAGTTAGATGAAGATATCCGTAGAAGGATCGGTGAACTGGAGGAGGCTACAAGGGATAATGATGGCCTTCATTTTCAGATTGCCCTGAATTATGGCGGAAGAGATGAAATAGTAAGGGCTGTGAAAAGCCTCGTCAGGGATACTGTGGCCGGGGCTGTGCGTGTGGAAGATATTAGTGAGGAGTCATTAGGCGATATTTTGGATACGAAGGGGATTCCAGATCCTGATTTGCTTATTCGTACATGTAATGAACAGCGTATTTCCAACTTTTTGTTATGGCAGCTCGCTTATACGGAACTGTATTTTACACCAGTTGCGTGGCCGGATTTCACAAAAGAAGAATTGGTAAAAGCCATAGAAGCATATAATATGAGAGATAGAAGATATGGCTTAGTAAAGGGGGAATAG
- a CDS encoding inorganic phosphate transporter encodes MNIIDFISQVIQNPILLITVILTCGVVFVNGWTDAPNAIATCIATRAIPPRAAIIMSAVFNFLGVFVMTLINSTVAMTIKNMVNFDGDTNAAILALCAALLAIILWAVTAWYFGIPTSESHALIAGLSGAAIALHGGFNGINGDEWLKVIYGLVLSTMLGFSSGFLCTKLTELLFRKADRRKTVGFFQGAQVFGGAAMSFMHGAQDGQKFMGVLMLGVFLANGSETTGNVQLPIWMMILCSTLMALGTSLGGYKIIKSVGMDMVKLNTYQGFSADLGAALCLLVASLTGIPVSTTHTKTTAIMGVGATQRLSSINLSVVKEMIFTWILTFPGCGLIAYIAVRIFGLFA; translated from the coding sequence ATGAATATTATTGACTTCATTTCACAAGTAATCCAGAATCCCATTCTTTTGATTACAGTCATTTTAACATGTGGAGTGGTATTTGTGAATGGATGGACGGATGCCCCGAACGCAATAGCGACCTGTATTGCGACTCGTGCAATACCGCCGCGTGCAGCGATTATAATGTCTGCGGTATTTAACTTTTTGGGGGTATTTGTGATGACCCTGATTAATTCCACGGTAGCCATGACCATTAAAAACATGGTGAATTTCGATGGAGATACGAACGCTGCGATTCTCGCTTTGTGCGCAGCTCTTTTGGCGATTATACTTTGGGCCGTGACAGCATGGTATTTCGGCATTCCGACGAGCGAGAGCCACGCTTTGATTGCCGGATTATCGGGAGCGGCCATTGCATTGCACGGTGGATTTAATGGTATTAACGGAGATGAGTGGCTGAAAGTAATTTATGGACTGGTTCTTTCTACCATGCTTGGTTTTTCCAGTGGTTTCTTGTGTACGAAGTTGACAGAACTATTATTCCGTAAAGCTGATAGAAGAAAGACGGTTGGATTTTTCCAAGGTGCACAGGTATTTGGCGGCGCGGCTATGTCTTTTATGCATGGTGCTCAGGATGGACAGAAGTTTATGGGCGTATTGATGCTCGGCGTATTTCTGGCTAATGGAAGTGAGACTACAGGGAATGTACAGCTTCCTATTTGGATGATGATACTTTGTTCCACATTGATGGCCCTTGGAACCTCCCTTGGCGGTTACAAGATTATTAAATCAGTGGGAATGGATATGGTAAAACTCAATACTTATCAAGGATTTTCTGCGGACTTAGGTGCGGCACTTTGCTTGCTCGTCGCATCACTTACCGGTATTCCGGTCAGCACGACCCATACGAAGACTACAGCTATTATGGGTGTAGGTGCTACACAGAGGCTGTCGTCAATTAATCTGTCGGTAGTAAAGGAAATGATATTTACATGGATACTGACATTTCCGGGGTGCGGTCTTATCGCATATATCGCAGTGAGAATTTTTGGATTGTTTGCTTAA
- a CDS encoding ABC transporter permease, which translates to MNVVYFIFQQTMFFMIPLLVVALGGMFSERSGIVNIALEGIMTMGAFTGILFISLTGGTMSGQGQLLIAVVISMVTGGIFAIFHAYASINMKADQVISGTALNLFAPAFAIFVARVIQGVQQIPFTNTFRIAEVPVLGKVPFIGDLFFKNTYVTTYLGFLVLAISALVLYKTKFGLRLRACGEHPQAADAAGINVYRMQYAGVIISGALAGLGGLVFVVPTSTNFNATVSGYGFLALAVLIFGQWKPLKIMWASLFFGLMKAIAAAYSGIPFLVNMGIPSYLYKMIPYIATLIVLIFTSRNSQAPKAAGVPYDKGVR; encoded by the coding sequence ATGAACGTAGTATATTTTATTTTCCAACAAACGATGTTTTTTATGATTCCTCTTCTGGTAGTGGCTCTTGGCGGTATGTTTTCCGAACGAAGCGGCATCGTTAATATCGCTCTGGAAGGTATTATGACTATGGGTGCCTTTACGGGTATCTTGTTTATTAGTTTGACCGGGGGCACGATGAGCGGCCAGGGCCAGCTATTGATTGCGGTAGTGATTTCTATGGTGACAGGGGGTATTTTTGCTATATTTCATGCTTATGCATCCATCAACATGAAAGCGGACCAGGTCATCAGTGGTACAGCGCTTAATTTATTCGCTCCGGCGTTCGCGATCTTCGTAGCGCGAGTGATTCAGGGTGTACAGCAGATTCCATTTACCAATACCTTCCGCATTGCGGAGGTTCCGGTTCTTGGAAAGGTTCCGTTCATTGGCGATTTATTTTTCAAGAATACGTATGTGACTACTTATTTAGGATTTCTTGTCTTGGCCATATCCGCTCTTGTATTATATAAAACGAAATTCGGATTACGGCTGAGGGCATGCGGAGAACATCCTCAGGCAGCCGATGCAGCAGGAATTAACGTCTATAGAATGCAATACGCCGGTGTAATTATTTCTGGTGCCCTTGCCGGTCTCGGCGGCCTGGTATTCGTTGTACCTACTTCTACGAATTTCAATGCGACAGTATCTGGGTATGGTTTCCTGGCTTTGGCGGTACTTATATTCGGACAATGGAAGCCGCTTAAGATTATGTGGGCCTCCTTGTTCTTCGGTTTGATGAAGGCGATTGCAGCGGCATATTCAGGAATCCCCTTCCTGGTAAATATGGGAATTCCCAGCTATCTTTATAAGATGATTCCTTATATTGCTACGTTAATCGTTCTTATCTTTACTTCCAGGAATTCTCAGGCACCGAAAGCTGCGGGTGTTCCTTATGATAAAGGGGTGCGCTGA
- the frr gene encoding ribosome recycling factor, translating to MNERVQTYDVKMKKAYDYLEMDFAAIRAGRANPHVLDKIKVDYYGTPTPIQQVGNITVPEPRMIQISPWEKTLIKSIEKAIMASDVGITPSNDGVNIRLIFPELTEERRKDLVKDVKKKGEEGKVAIRNIRREGNEAFKKLAKEDVSEDEIKQLEEELQKMTDKFIKEIDKLVEEKSKEILTV from the coding sequence ATGAATGAAAGAGTACAAACTTATGATGTAAAAATGAAGAAAGCATATGATTATTTGGAGATGGATTTCGCAGCAATCCGTGCAGGGCGTGCTAATCCCCATGTGTTAGATAAAATCAAAGTGGATTATTATGGAACTCCTACACCGATTCAGCAGGTAGGTAATATTACAGTTCCTGAACCGAGAATGATTCAGATTTCACCCTGGGAGAAAACACTGATTAAAAGTATTGAAAAGGCTATTATGGCTTCCGATGTGGGAATTACTCCTTCCAATGATGGTGTCAACATTCGTCTGATATTCCCTGAACTTACAGAGGAGAGAAGAAAAGACCTGGTAAAAGATGTGAAGAAAAAGGGCGAGGAAGGCAAAGTTGCGATCCGTAACATAAGAAGAGAAGGCAATGAAGCATTTAAGAAGCTTGCAAAAGAGGATGTCTCTGAGGATGAAATTAAGCAGTTAGAAGAAGAACTGCAGAAGATGACAGATAAATTTATCAAAGAAATTGATAAGCTCGTGGAAGAAAAATCAAAGGAAATCCTTACAGTATAG
- a CDS encoding ABC transporter ATP-binding protein, which produces MDYVIEMMGITKEFPGIIANDNITLQLKKGEIHALLGENGAGKSTLMSVLFGMYQPEKGVIKVKGKEVKIKGPLDANALGIGMVHQHFKLVHNFTVLQNIVLGIETVKGGILRMEEARKKIVELSEKYNLFIEPDALISDITVGMQQRVEILKMLYRNNEIMIFDEPTAVLTPQEIDELMIIMKNLTKEGKSILFITHKLNEIKEAADRCTVLRRGKYIGTIDVADTDKEMMSEMMVGRKVNLTVEKPPAKPKDVVLSVKNLSVKTRKEGHTKDLVNHVSFEVRKGEIVCIAGIDGNGQSELVYAITGMERMSEGNVILHGEDMTEKSIRYRSDHGLSHIPEDRHKHGLVLDYNLAYNLVLQQYFKPQFQKLGFLKKDKIYEYADNLIKQYDIRSGEGTATITRSMSGGNQQKAIVAREIGKNPDLLLAVQPTRGLDVGAIEYIHKQLIKKRDEGAGILLVSLELDEVMNLSDRILVMFEGSIVAELDPKKITVQELGLYMAGSKKQVREGEAG; this is translated from the coding sequence ATGGACTATGTAATTGAGATGATGGGGATTACAAAGGAGTTTCCGGGGATTATTGCCAATGATAATATTACCCTACAGTTAAAGAAGGGCGAGATTCACGCCTTGCTTGGGGAAAATGGTGCTGGAAAATCAACTTTAATGAGTGTTCTTTTCGGTATGTATCAGCCGGAGAAGGGCGTAATTAAAGTAAAGGGAAAAGAAGTGAAGATCAAGGGGCCCTTAGATGCAAATGCCCTGGGAATAGGTATGGTACATCAGCATTTTAAGTTGGTGCATAATTTTACAGTTCTGCAAAATATTGTACTCGGTATTGAAACTGTGAAGGGTGGAATTCTCCGTATGGAGGAGGCTCGTAAGAAGATAGTGGAATTAAGTGAAAAGTATAATCTTTTCATTGAACCCGATGCTCTTATTTCCGATATCACAGTAGGAATGCAGCAAAGGGTAGAAATCTTAAAAATGCTTTACCGTAATAATGAAATCATGATTTTCGATGAGCCTACGGCGGTATTGACTCCGCAGGAAATCGATGAACTGATGATAATTATGAAAAATCTGACAAAGGAAGGGAAATCCATCCTTTTTATTACTCATAAATTAAATGAAATCAAGGAAGCGGCGGACCGATGTACGGTTCTAAGACGGGGTAAATATATAGGGACCATCGATGTGGCAGATACCGATAAAGAGATGATGTCTGAAATGATGGTAGGGCGTAAAGTTAACCTAACGGTTGAGAAGCCGCCGGCAAAGCCGAAGGACGTAGTGCTTTCTGTAAAGAATTTATCTGTAAAGACGAGAAAAGAGGGCCATACGAAGGACCTGGTAAATCATGTGAGTTTTGAGGTTCGCAAGGGTGAGATTGTATGCATTGCGGGCATTGACGGGAATGGTCAATCGGAACTTGTATATGCAATTACCGGAATGGAACGTATGAGTGAAGGAAATGTAATCTTGCATGGTGAGGATATGACAGAAAAGAGTATTCGTTATAGAAGTGACCATGGTCTTTCACATATCCCGGAGGACAGGCATAAGCACGGCTTGGTACTCGATTATAATCTGGCCTATAATCTCGTATTGCAGCAATATTTTAAGCCGCAGTTTCAGAAGCTTGGTTTCTTGAAGAAAGATAAGATTTATGAATATGCGGACAATTTAATAAAGCAGTACGATATTAGAAGTGGTGAGGGAACTGCAACTATTACAAGGAGTATGTCGGGCGGTAATCAGCAAAAAGCGATTGTTGCAAGAGAAATAGGCAAGAATCCTGACCTCCTGTTAGCGGTACAGCCGACTCGTGGATTGGATGTAGGAGCTATTGAATATATCCATAAGCAGCTTATAAAGAAAAGGGATGAAGGAGCCGGTATATTGCTTGTATCTTTGGAATTGGATGAGGTGATGAACTTAAGCGACAGAATTTTGGTAATGTTTGAGGGAAGTATTGTGGCAGAGTTAGATCCAAAGAAAATTACGGTACAAGAACTTGGACTTTATATGGCCGGTTCCAAGAAACAAGTGAGAGAAGGGGAGGCAGGTTAA
- the pyrH gene encoding UMP kinase, which yields MKKILLKLSGEALAGSKKTGFDEDTVRKVALQVKQLLDDGVQVGIVIGGGNFWRGRSSENIDRTKADQIGMLATVMNCIYTSEIFRSTGMQTEILTPFECSSFTKLFSKDRANKYFAQGKVVFFAGGTGHPYFSTDTGVVLRAVEVEAEVILLAKAVDAVYDDDPNKNPNAKRYDKVTIDEVIAKNLQVVDMTASILARDNKMPMWVFGLNEENSIVNAVKGTFKGTKVTV from the coding sequence ATGAAGAAGATTTTATTAAAGCTCAGCGGAGAAGCACTTGCGGGCTCGAAGAAAACGGGATTCGATGAAGATACAGTAAGAAAAGTGGCATTACAAGTAAAACAACTGCTGGATGATGGCGTGCAAGTGGGAATCGTTATCGGCGGCGGTAACTTTTGGAGGGGGCGTTCCAGCGAGAACATAGATAGGACGAAAGCGGATCAGATCGGTATGCTTGCCACCGTAATGAACTGTATTTACACTTCTGAGATCTTTCGTTCAACCGGAATGCAGACGGAGATTTTAACGCCTTTTGAATGCAGCTCTTTTACAAAGCTGTTTTCCAAGGACAGAGCGAATAAATATTTTGCTCAGGGAAAAGTGGTATTTTTTGCAGGAGGAACAGGGCATCCTTATTTTTCAACGGATACAGGGGTTGTTCTTCGTGCGGTAGAGGTAGAGGCTGAAGTTATTCTTCTTGCGAAAGCGGTGGATGCGGTCTATGATGATGATCCGAATAAGAATCCGAATGCGAAAAGATATGATAAGGTAACTATCGATGAGGTGATTGCCAAGAATCTGCAAGTTGTGGATATGACTGCTTCTATTTTGGCAAGGGACAATAAGATGCCTATGTGGGTATTTGGTCTGAATGAAGAAAATAGTATAGTGAATGCCGTAAAGGGAACCTTCAAGGGTACCAAGGTTACTGTTTAG
- a CDS encoding BMP family lipoprotein, whose product MKKKLLAMLLTGAMVLSLAACGGTQTEPAAESDTTATETEAETEVAEAPEATEEQAGGYELALVTDLGTIDDKSFNQGAWEGLAQYAEEFGKTYKYYQPQEATTDSYVETIGLAIEGGAKVVVCPGFLFETPVYIVQEQYPDVSFILLDGEPHNEDYSDYTTAANTMAILYQEDQPGYLAGYASVKDGMTKLGFMGGMAVPAVVRFGYGFVQGADAAATEMGVNVDVMYHYTGAFAATPEAQAMAASWYQNGTEVIFGCGGAVGNSVMAAAEEAGAKVIGVDVDQSFESDTVITSAMKKLSVSVYDGIRDYYDGSFPGGSTSIFSAENDGIGLPMETSKFTNFTQDDYDAILAGLVDGSITINNDVSDTTTADLTLSSSKVTFVE is encoded by the coding sequence ATGAAGAAGAAATTGTTAGCAATGCTTCTCACGGGAGCCATGGTTCTCTCATTAGCAGCGTGCGGTGGTACACAGACGGAGCCGGCGGCTGAATCGGACACTACAGCAACTGAGACGGAAGCCGAAACAGAGGTAGCGGAAGCTCCGGAAGCGACAGAAGAGCAGGCGGGCGGTTATGAGCTTGCGCTTGTAACAGACCTTGGAACAATCGATGACAAATCTTTTAACCAAGGTGCTTGGGAAGGACTTGCTCAGTATGCGGAAGAGTTTGGCAAGACTTATAAGTATTATCAGCCTCAGGAAGCAACTACCGATTCCTATGTGGAGACAATCGGTCTTGCGATCGAAGGTGGAGCGAAAGTCGTTGTATGTCCCGGATTTTTATTTGAGACACCGGTTTACATCGTACAAGAGCAGTATCCGGATGTAAGTTTTATCTTACTTGACGGCGAACCTCACAACGAAGATTATTCCGATTATACAACAGCGGCTAATACGATGGCAATTTTATATCAGGAAGACCAGCCCGGTTACCTTGCAGGTTATGCTTCTGTTAAAGATGGTATGACAAAGCTTGGATTTATGGGTGGTATGGCAGTTCCGGCGGTTGTTCGTTTCGGTTATGGATTCGTACAGGGCGCTGATGCAGCCGCAACAGAGATGGGCGTAAATGTTGATGTTATGTATCACTATACGGGCGCATTCGCAGCAACACCGGAAGCACAGGCTATGGCAGCTTCCTGGTATCAGAACGGAACAGAAGTTATTTTCGGCTGCGGTGGTGCGGTAGGTAACTCCGTAATGGCAGCAGCAGAAGAAGCGGGTGCTAAGGTAATCGGTGTTGACGTAGATCAGTCTTTTGAATCCGATACAGTTATTACATCTGCAATGAAGAAACTTTCTGTTTCTGTATATGACGGAATCAGGGATTATTATGATGGCAGCTTCCCGGGCGGTTCTACTTCTATCTTCTCCGCAGAGAACGATGGTATCGGACTTCCTATGGAGACCTCGAAATTTACAAACTTTACACAGGATGATTATGATGCAATTCTTGCAGGTCTTGTAGACGGTTCTATCACAATCAATAATGATGTATCTGATACAACGACAGCAGATCTTACTTTATCTTCTTCAAAGGTTACCTTTGTTGAATAA
- a CDS encoding DUF47 domain-containing protein: protein MAKSKDNFYFQNFLEGISVSKMAAVKLQDIIKNYDHSTIEKDVAAMHEIEHMGDSKKHEMTREIVKAFITPIDRDDIVKISNCIDNVTDSIEDIVIGFYTWNITTLRDDVMEFADLIVACCNSAERLLAELHDYKKSKTIMNHIIELNHLEEKGDDLYIQYIRKLSVENADPYTVMAWRELYRSFETVCDCCEDLADAVETIIIANT from the coding sequence GTGGCAAAGTCAAAGGATAATTTTTATTTTCAGAATTTCTTGGAAGGAATTAGCGTTTCGAAAATGGCTGCAGTTAAATTGCAGGATATTATAAAGAATTATGATCACAGCACGATTGAAAAAGACGTGGCTGCTATGCATGAAATTGAACATATGGGAGATTCGAAGAAGCATGAAATGACAAGAGAAATTGTAAAAGCTTTTATCACTCCGATCGATCGCGATGATATTGTGAAAATCAGCAATTGTATCGATAATGTAACAGATTCCATAGAGGATATCGTAATCGGTTTCTATACGTGGAACATTACAACGCTCAGAGACGATGTGATGGAGTTCGCGGATCTTATCGTAGCATGTTGTAATTCGGCAGAGAGGCTGCTTGCTGAGCTGCATGATTATAAGAAATCTAAGACCATCATGAACCATATTATCGAATTAAATCATCTGGAGGAAAAAGGCGATGATTTATATATTCAGTATATTCGCAAATTATCCGTAGAAAATGCTGATCCATACACAGTAATGGCATGGAGAGAGCTTTATCGTTCCTTTGAAACAGTATGTGATTGCTGCGAGGATTTGGCGGATGCCGTGGAGACGATTATTATCGCAAACACATAA